In Halobaculum sp. MBLA0147, the genomic window TGTCGTCTGTTCGCCCGGCAACTGACTTGAATAGGAAGATGTCCTCGGAACTGACCAGCGCGACTGACAACCTCCCGGCGTCGAGGTAGGCTTCACTTCGCCGGCGCATCCCTTCAGAGAGAACGAGCTTGTCGATCACTTGTTGGTTGAAGATGTCGATCCGACACCCGTCGTCGTTCTCGAGAATCCGCTGCGCTCCGAGATTGTCGTACTCCTCCCCGGGTTCTTTGACGATGTCGTACCCGTTGTCCAGCAAGACTGCCTGTAGGACTCAGAGGTTGTCGGCGTCGGTGACGATCAGATCGATGTACTTGGTTGTTTCCTTGAGACCACGGAACGACATCGCACCGCCCCCGATCAGGTAGACGGTCAGGTCGATTTCGAGCTGCCTGCTGACCCGTCGCAATTCAGACTCGATGTACTCGCTGTCGAGGCGCCCCCTCATAGAAATCCCAAGGCGGAAACCCACGACTTCAGTTGTGGGAGGAAGCCGACACGGTACTGTGCAACCGCCGGAATAGGGAGGGTCGGGTTTTCTACCGATGCGGAGCTGTTAGGTGGCATGAGTGAGTACAACAGGACGCACTCTGAGCGAGCCAAACTGGCTCGCTGGGAGGGGCGTTCGTAGGCACGCCCTGAACTCGGGGTCAGATGACGCGCCGCCGCTCTCGCCACATCTCGTGGCGGTGACGCGGTGGGAGACCACCGAGAATTAAAGTGGTGTGAGCCAGCCGGTCGGACGCTTTGCGTCCGAACGTGCCTCTCCATGGGCCAGCGCCTCGCCGGATAAAGCCCGGCGGGAGTACGCCGGCGGGAACCATCCCGTTCCCACCGGCAGAACGCTGTGCGTGCAACCTGCCTGTGACGGCGGACAAAGCGTGGGCCGAAACCCCACCGTGGGGGAAAGCCCATGACTTCAGTCATGGGTAGCTTACACTGCCACCCCGTATTCGTCGGCGAGTTCACGGAACTCTTCCCATCGCGGGAGGCGCTCCGCCCGACTCTCTCCCTCGGTGTCGAGGTACTCGAAGAGATTCGAGGCCCGCTCGACGACATCGTATTTTTGTGCAGCTCCGAACAACTCGTCGCGGCCGATTGTCGTCCCGCTGATCAGGAGCAGGCAGTAGGACTGCGAGCGCGGTCCGTCGTCGATTACGAGCATGTGGCAACACAACTCCGCCGGCGATACGTCATCAACCAACTCTGAGTACAGGTAGTACCGACGCTGGCGAGCCATCAATGGGAGATCGTACGCTTGGAACAGTTCCGGCCCCGTCAGGTGAAACGCATCGTCCTCAATCTCGGCGCGAGTCTGGACGAGAACCTCGTCTAGCGACTCCCAGAGGATTGTGAACGACTCGACGTGATCTTCGACACGATGTCTGTGGCGCAGGTGCGCAAACTCACGTGCCACAGTAGACAGTTCCTCGAAATCATCGTTGAGTGTGTACTCCCCGTTCGTCTTGTAGATCATCCCTCGGTTCTCTAGTGGGGATAACGACCGATGTACTGTGCTCCGATGGACATCGACTTGCTTCGCGAGTTGGGGAGCAGTCGCCGGCGACTGCAGGTGGTACAGAATCCGCAGCGTCGCGCCGCCAAGCAATTCAGGAAACGGGATGTGGGTGTACTGTTGGACAAACCTTTCGAACAGTTCAATGGCGCGAGCGTCTGACCGATTGATCTGCTTCCGCTTTCCCTCGCGAGTGGTGTGAACTAGTCCTTTTGATTCCATCCGGCCAACGAGTTCGGACACGTAGCTGCGGCTTCGGTTGAGTTCTTCGGTGAGTCCCGAAACCGTTGACTCACGCTGAAGAGCTTCTAGCGCCTGAAGCTCTGCCGTCGTGTACACTGTGTTGCGTATTTACGAAGCGATTATAAATGAGTTGGGGGTTTTGCAACGTCAGACCGCTACATAGGCGGCGTGGCAATCACCACGGAATCTTCCGGTAGTCCATTCACGTTGATTGTGAGACCGTGGATCGTCACCGCGTTGTCGGCTTCATCCCACCGCTGAAGCGGTGGGCCTCCGCTCACTCAATATCACGATGGCAGTCAGCCACGGGCGACCGTGACGGCGGCGATGCGGTCGGACGCATACAGTGTCGGCGAGTCTGCCAGCGCAAGTATCGTGTGTCATGCGTTCGTCGGTATCGTGGACCGACGCCAGCGCCCAGTTACCGTTGCTATGTCACTGGGTACATAGGCTTATGTCTGTAGAACTAGAAATATAGGGTGACGGACGGCGTCCTACACGACGACCGCAGACTGGCAGGCGGTTGAGGCCGACTATGTCGTCGACGTGACCATCTGCCGTACAGAAGACGAGACGTATCCATGCGGGTGGGACTATGCACACCACCTTGGGGAAGTCGGTGGAGAGACCCTCCTGCGATACGACAATGCTCACGAACGCACGAGGGGCCACAAGCGTCATACTCAGAATGATACTAAGGAGATCGAGTTTCCCGGGATGCTGACGCTGTACGATCGGTTCAAACACGAGGCCGAGGAGATGACACCCATCGAATGGAACTGGCCGACATAGGACACCATCAAGAGGATCAAACCATGCCCACGCTCACAGTCACTGTCGGCAATCATGATCACCTCAACGAGCGAACGTGTCGTCGGATTGAGGCAGCCCAAGACGGAGAGGAACTCAAAGACGCCCAGCCCGTGTTGAATTTCAGCTCATACGCAGAGCTGAATCGGCTCCTCAGTCCGGCAAACCTAGAGTTGCTGGAGACGATTGCCCAGCATAGCCCCGAGAGTATCAGTGCCACCGCTGAGTTGGTGGACCGTGACTACAAGCAGGTGCATCGCAACCTCACCGAACTCGCAGATATCGGCGTAATCGAATTCGACGAGATGGGACCAGGACAGCCGAAGCAACCACTGCTCGCTTACGACGGGTTGGAGATTGATATCCCGTTCACGCCGTCAGATGAAGATGTCAATCCTGTCGCTCCCTGATCTATGAGAGGTGTCGAGTGAACGCGTGTGACGGAGGCGCTGTGTAACGGTATATCAGCTCCCTTGTTGTTTTATTAGCTGGCGCACCGATTCGACGAGTCAGTCGTTCCCGGAGTGGATAGGCGTTGAGTGGTCGAATACGTTTTCGGGATCGAACTCGTGTTTGATCTCTTGTAGGCGGTCAAGATTATCACCGTAGGCCTTCTCACTCCAGTCTTCCCAGTCGGCCTCTTCAACACCGACGTACCCCGGATATGCCCCCTCGCCGCCACGGTCGCGCAGTCGGCGTTCGGTTTCGGTGGCCCACTCGATGTGGGCGCGGTTATCGTGTGACTCCCAAGCGGCCTCAATGACGATCAAGTGGGCCTTGTCACTCCACGCGAACGCCGAAGAGTTGCCGCTTCCAACGGCTTCGCCCATCGGCCAGATCCCGATTCCGTCCATCCGTCCAGGGGCGGCTTTTGTCCGGTCGAGAATGAATTCGTGGAGGTCATCGGTCAACTCGTCGACGAACACCGATCGGTGGACGTACTTCCGTCCCCACGGGTGTAGCAGCGTTCCCATTTCGTGGAGCATCTCGTATGGGACGACATCGCTGTTATCGACCAGCGGCTCCGCTGCATCCCGAAGCGGGGCGAATGTCTCTAGACCAGTCTCAGGGTCGCCGGCATAGCAGCCGATCAGGGCTAGGGCGTCTTCACCGTGGAGTTCCGGCGGCATACCGGGGACCGCCGGCACCTCCGAGTAGTTACAGATCACTGTCGCCTCCGGCGGGGCGGTTTCAGTGAACTCCCGCAGCGCGGCGAACACCTCGTCAGCGGCAGCTCGGGGATGGAACACGCTTAGTCCTCCCACCATAGGGCCGACATCGTACAACTCGAACTCGAAGTCAGTAACGACGCCGAAGTTGCCTCCGCCCCCCCGGACAGCCCAGTAGAGGTCCGCGTTAGACTCCGGTGAGGCCGTCACCACCTCGCCGTCGGCAGTCACGAGTTCGACGCGTCTGAGTGCATCGACTGACAAGCCGTGTTTGCCCCGGAGCCAGCCGATCCCACCTCCGAGGGTCGTCCCCCCGATACCGACACAGCCCGCGCTTCCAGTCGGGAACGCTAGCCCGTGTTCCTGTGTCGCGGCCAAGACATCGGCGGTTGTGTTCCCTGGGCCAACGTTCGCCACCCGGTCGTCGTCGTTTACGTCGAGGTGATCGATGTCCTGGAGGTCGATCACAACGCCGTTCTCGGCAATAGCGGTCCCAGACTGGTTGTGAGCGCCAGCTCGGACCGAGAGTGGAAGGTCGTGCTTGCGTGCGAACGCGATGCCCGCAGCCACGTCGTCACTGTCTGCCGCCTGTACGATCAGCGCCGGATACCGGTTGATCAGCCCGTTCCAGACGTCCCGGGCAGTGTCGTAGCTGTCACCGTCCGGGGCGACGAGCGCGCCTGTCAACTGTTGTGCGAACTTCCCTACCGTCTCCTCGCCCAGTGTACCCACGACACCGAGCGGGTGCATGTCTGAAGACACTGCAGCGGAAAGGTCGAGACGTATGATAATAATAGTCCGTGTCAGACAACTGTGAAAAACGCAGTGTCTGACCAGTGACGCTGTCGAGCCCCTCAGGGCTCGCAGGACGGGCTACCTGAATCCGGAAAACCCGGAAACACCCCCATCGGACCTTTTAGGCTAGCACCGAACCAGGGCAGTATGATCACAGACGCGAGCGTCCTCCAGAAGGGGTTTGTCCCCGACGACTCTATTCACCGGAACCGCGAGGTGACTGCCCTCTCGCGCTCGCTGGACCCGCTCACACGCGGCCACATCCCGGACCCAGTCCTCCTGACCGGTCCATCCGGTGCAGGGAAGACGACCTTCACGCGCTTCGTCGTCAACCAGCTCGAAGCAAGCGCCCCCGAGACACAGGCCGTCCACGTGAACTGCTGGGAGAGTCACACCCGGAGC contains:
- a CDS encoding helix-turn-helix domain-containing protein; protein product: MYTTAELQALEALQRESTVSGLTEELNRSRSYVSELVGRMESKGLVHTTREGKRKQINRSDARAIELFERFVQQYTHIPFPELLGGATLRILYHLQSPATAPQLAKQVDVHRSTVHRSLSPLENRGMIYKTNGEYTLNDDFEELSTVAREFAHLRHRHRVEDHVESFTILWESLDEVLVQTRAEIEDDAFHLTGPELFQAYDLPLMARQRRYYLYSELVDDVSPAELCCHMLVIDDGPRSQSYCLLLISGTTIGRDELFGAAQKYDVVERASNLFEYLDTEGESRAERLPRWEEFRELADEYGVAV
- a CDS encoding transcriptional regulator; protein product: MPTLTVTVGNHDHLNERTCRRIEAAQDGEELKDAQPVLNFSSYAELNRLLSPANLELLETIAQHSPESISATAELVDRDYKQVHRNLTELADIGVIEFDEMGPGQPKQPLLAYDGLEIDIPFTPSDEDVNPVAP
- a CDS encoding FAD-binding oxidoreductase, which encodes MSSDMHPLGVVGTLGEETVGKFAQQLTGALVAPDGDSYDTARDVWNGLINRYPALIVQAADSDDVAAGIAFARKHDLPLSVRAGAHNQSGTAIAENGVVIDLQDIDHLDVNDDDRVANVGPGNTTADVLAATQEHGLAFPTGSAGCVGIGGTTLGGGIGWLRGKHGLSVDALRRVELVTADGEVVTASPESNADLYWAVRGGGGNFGVVTDFEFELYDVGPMVGGLSVFHPRAAADEVFAALREFTETAPPEATVICNYSEVPAVPGMPPELHGEDALALIGCYAGDPETGLETFAPLRDAAEPLVDNSDVVPYEMLHEMGTLLHPWGRKYVHRSVFVDELTDDLHEFILDRTKAAPGRMDGIGIWPMGEAVGSGNSSAFAWSDKAHLIVIEAAWESHDNRAHIEWATETERRLRDRGGEGAYPGYVGVEEADWEDWSEKAYGDNLDRLQEIKHEFDPENVFDHSTPIHSGND